A genomic window from Ideonella sp. WA131b includes:
- a CDS encoding SAM-dependent methyltransferase has protein sequence MRPIVAAALARATRPAATQSGAVNEPAVTDPAPAAADPARERFVALLREQLVQGSWRRLVLSGPRMAAGAEPDLQRVTVRPLLLRGGPVLSVVSRHATRELTHNHPPEEGLALVAGWLGTRFRHAHFDGAALEAELRFGKRGSGHVSVAPRAAAAPAAPQAHDRAKPRPLPADRPYLAALGLTTPDGQPVPAMARKWKQINRFVEIVSQALARTPLLQPSAEPVRVVDFGAGRAYLTFALHDWLARQGLALDVRGIEQRADLVAEGNRIAQGLGLQGLRMVQGDVGDAAAAPECFDVMIALHACDTATDAALHRGIVAGAQLIVCSPCCHQQLRPQLLSPGPLRSVFQHGIHAEQQAEMITDTLRALLLQAEGYETQVFEFVALEHTRKNKMILAVKRPHASDAERAAALAQADELQRFFGIREQALRSLLTV, from the coding sequence ATGCGCCCGATTGTCGCGGCCGCCCTGGCCAGGGCCACGCGGCCCGCCGCCACACAATCAGGTGCCGTGAACGAACCTGCCGTCACCGACCCCGCGCCTGCTGCCGCCGACCCGGCACGCGAGCGCTTCGTCGCGCTGCTGCGCGAGCAGCTGGTGCAGGGCAGCTGGCGCCGGCTGGTGCTGTCGGGTCCGCGCATGGCCGCCGGGGCCGAGCCCGACCTGCAGCGCGTGACCGTGCGCCCGCTGCTGCTGCGCGGCGGCCCGGTGCTCAGCGTCGTCAGCCGCCACGCCACGCGCGAGCTCACGCACAACCACCCGCCCGAGGAGGGCCTGGCGCTCGTCGCCGGCTGGCTGGGCACGCGCTTCCGCCACGCGCACTTCGACGGCGCTGCCCTCGAGGCCGAGCTGCGCTTCGGCAAGCGAGGCAGCGGCCATGTCAGCGTCGCGCCGCGTGCCGCTGCTGCGCCGGCCGCGCCCCAGGCGCACGACCGCGCCAAGCCGCGGCCGCTGCCCGCCGACCGGCCCTACCTCGCTGCACTGGGCCTGACCACGCCGGATGGCCAGCCGGTGCCGGCCATGGCACGCAAGTGGAAGCAGATCAACCGCTTCGTCGAGATCGTCTCGCAGGCGCTGGCGCGCACGCCGCTGCTGCAGCCGAGCGCCGAGCCGGTGCGCGTGGTGGACTTCGGCGCCGGCCGCGCCTACCTGACGTTCGCGCTGCATGACTGGCTGGCCCGCCAGGGCCTGGCGCTCGACGTGCGGGGCATCGAGCAGCGCGCCGACCTGGTGGCCGAGGGCAACCGCATCGCCCAGGGCCTGGGCCTGCAGGGCCTGCGCATGGTGCAGGGCGATGTGGGCGACGCGGCCGCGGCACCGGAGTGCTTCGACGTGATGATCGCGCTGCATGCCTGCGACACCGCCACCGACGCCGCCCTCCACCGTGGCATCGTGGCCGGCGCACAGCTCATCGTGTGCTCGCCCTGCTGCCACCAGCAGCTGCGCCCGCAGCTGCTGAGCCCGGGGCCGCTGCGCAGCGTGTTCCAGCACGGCATCCACGCCGAGCAACAGGCCGAGATGATCACCGACACGCTGCGCGCGCTGCTGCTGCAGGCCGAGGGCTACGAGACGCAGGTCTTCGAGTTCGTGGCGCTGGAGCACACGCGCAAGAACAAGATGATCCTGGCCGTGAAGCGGCCGCACGCCAGCGATGCCGAGCGCGCCGCGGCGCTGGCCCAGGCCGACGAGCTGCAGCGCTTCTTCGGCATCCGCGAGCAGGCGCTGCGCTCGCTGCTCACGGTGTGA
- a CDS encoding GntR family transcriptional regulator, which yields MSAPAPAPLPRRALYQDVADRLRQQIFARELEPGSWIDELKLTAAFGISRTPLREALKVLAVEGLVTLKAGRGAYVTEMSRDDVAQVYHLLALLESDAAARVAERADEPGRAELRGLHDELERRVRQRDAFFAANERFHLALLRLAGNRWAEQTVLDLRKVMKLNRHHSLFKRGRLAESLAEHRELMAAIERRDADGAAALMREHFAHGLEAAA from the coding sequence TTGAGCGCCCCTGCCCCCGCCCCACTGCCGCGCCGCGCCCTCTACCAGGACGTGGCCGACCGCCTGCGCCAGCAGATCTTCGCGCGCGAGCTCGAGCCCGGCAGCTGGATCGACGAGCTCAAGCTCACGGCCGCCTTCGGCATCAGCCGCACGCCGCTGCGCGAGGCGCTCAAGGTGCTGGCCGTCGAGGGGCTGGTCACGCTCAAGGCCGGCCGCGGGGCCTACGTGACGGAGATGTCGCGCGACGACGTGGCGCAGGTGTACCACCTGCTCGCGCTGCTGGAAAGCGATGCCGCCGCGCGCGTGGCCGAGCGCGCTGACGAACCCGGCCGCGCCGAGCTGCGCGGGCTGCACGACGAGCTCGAGCGCCGGGTGCGCCAGCGCGACGCCTTCTTCGCCGCCAACGAGCGCTTCCACCTCGCGCTGCTGCGGCTGGCCGGCAACCGCTGGGCCGAGCAGACGGTGCTGGACCTGCGCAAGGTGATGAAGCTCAACCGCCACCATTCGCTGTTCAAGCGCGGTCGGCTGGCCGAGAGCCTGGCCGAGCACCGCGAGCTGATGGCCGCCATCGAGCGGCGCGACGCCGACGGCGCGGCGGCACTGATGCGCGAGCACTTCGCGCACGGGCTGGAAGCGGCGGCCTGA
- a CDS encoding TonB-dependent receptor, whose amino-acid sequence MSFRFGPPSPRQAVALACVLSFASGAQAQTAASSEAASSRNAGIVTVTATRLGSLPTQIPTTIEGISGVEIDATINATDSADALKYFPSLLVRKRYPGDYDHAVLSTRASGTGNSARSLVYADGILLSNLLGNGAFFAPRWGLVTPEEIERVDVLYGPFSAAYPGTSVGAVVDYVTRMPTRFEAHAKLAGFSQRFDVYRTDERFGGGQAAASVGSSVGDFAWWFNLSRQDSESHPLVYATRTPSTAAPAAGAVAVTGAVAEKNRFDQDWLLIGTSSQAHTVQDHAKLKLAWRLQPALRASYTLGFWDNSVERQPGGWLQDASGQRVDIRPDNFPVSVGGTRAVAIDGRSYTLSAADFGRTRERLQHVMQGLSLRKSTGGVFDWQFAASLFDYAKDEVRAWAPVAATATAASNPAGGRITDQAGTGWNTLAAKGTWRPTGPGSGETGRHVVEFGLQRDAHQLRNKVSTTADWISGAPAAGNPASRFEGNTTLTSLWAQDAWAFATDWKAVMGLRFEQWQAERGLTANGAAAFAHPTRRESAASPKLAVGWQPRDDWSLKLSSGRAVRFPTVSELFQGGVNASTGALSNGDPNLKPEDSWTTELSSEWAWPQGASLRVTLFHEGTRDALYSQTNTTVTPNVTNIQNVDRIRTQGFELATSARDLGVRGLDLSGSVTFADSIITANSRFPASVGKWQPRVPRWRANAVATWRPTEALSGTLGVRYGGKQFNSLDNSDPNGARYQGASRFLVADLRLRWQATRQWSAAVGIDNLTNELYWNFHPYPLRTVVAELKFDL is encoded by the coding sequence CTGTCCTTCAGATTTGGGCCGCCGTCCCCCCGGCAGGCCGTCGCCTTGGCCTGTGTTCTCTCGTTCGCGTCCGGGGCTCAGGCCCAGACCGCCGCTTCCAGCGAAGCCGCCAGCAGCCGCAACGCCGGCATCGTCACCGTCACGGCGACCCGGCTGGGGTCGCTGCCGACGCAGATTCCGACCACCATCGAAGGCATCAGCGGCGTCGAGATCGACGCCACCATCAACGCCACCGACAGCGCCGACGCGCTGAAGTACTTCCCGAGCCTGCTGGTGCGCAAGCGCTACCCGGGCGACTACGACCACGCCGTGCTGTCCACGCGCGCCAGCGGCACCGGCAACAGCGCCCGTTCGCTGGTCTACGCCGACGGCATCCTGCTGTCCAACCTCCTCGGCAACGGCGCCTTCTTTGCGCCCCGCTGGGGCCTGGTCACGCCCGAGGAGATCGAGCGCGTCGACGTGCTCTACGGCCCCTTCAGCGCGGCCTACCCCGGCACCAGCGTCGGCGCGGTGGTGGACTACGTCACGCGCATGCCCACGCGCTTCGAGGCGCACGCGAAGCTGGCCGGCTTCTCGCAGCGCTTCGACGTCTACCGCACCGACGAGCGCTTCGGCGGCGGCCAGGCGGCCGCCAGCGTGGGCAGCAGCGTGGGTGACTTCGCGTGGTGGTTCAACCTCAGCCGCCAGGACAGCGAGAGTCATCCACTCGTCTACGCCACGCGCACGCCCAGCACGGCAGCGCCCGCCGCCGGCGCCGTGGCCGTGACGGGCGCGGTGGCCGAGAAGAACCGCTTCGACCAGGACTGGCTGCTCATCGGCACCAGCAGCCAGGCGCACACGGTGCAGGACCACGCCAAGCTCAAGCTGGCCTGGCGGCTGCAGCCCGCGCTGCGCGCCAGCTACACGCTGGGCTTCTGGGACAACTCCGTCGAGCGCCAGCCCGGGGGCTGGTTGCAGGACGCCAGCGGCCAGCGCGTGGACATCCGGCCCGACAACTTCCCCGTCAGCGTCGGCGGCACGCGGGCCGTCGCCATCGACGGCCGCAGCTACACGCTCAGCGCCGCCGACTTCGGCCGCACGCGCGAGCGGCTGCAGCACGTGATGCAGGGCCTGTCGCTGCGGAAGTCCACGGGCGGGGTGTTCGACTGGCAGTTCGCGGCCAGCCTGTTCGATTACGCGAAGGACGAGGTTCGGGCTTGGGCGCCGGTGGCCGCGACGGCCACAGCGGCCTCCAACCCGGCCGGCGGCCGCATCACCGACCAGGCCGGCACCGGCTGGAACACCCTGGCTGCCAAGGGCACGTGGCGGCCCACAGGCCCGGGCAGTGGCGAGACCGGCCGCCACGTCGTCGAGTTCGGCCTGCAGCGCGACGCGCACCAGCTGCGCAACAAGGTGTCGACGACGGCCGACTGGATCTCGGGCGCGCCCGCAGCCGGCAACCCGGCCTCGCGCTTCGAGGGCAACACCACGCTCACCAGCCTGTGGGCGCAGGACGCCTGGGCCTTTGCCACCGACTGGAAGGCGGTGATGGGCCTGCGGTTCGAACAGTGGCAGGCCGAACGCGGCCTGACGGCCAACGGCGCCGCTGCGTTTGCCCACCCGACGCGCCGGGAGAGCGCCGCCAGCCCCAAACTGGCGGTGGGCTGGCAGCCGCGTGACGACTGGTCCTTGAAGCTGTCCAGTGGCCGTGCCGTGCGCTTCCCGACGGTGAGCGAGCTGTTCCAGGGCGGCGTCAACGCCAGCACCGGCGCCTTGAGCAACGGCGATCCCAACCTCAAGCCCGAGGACTCCTGGACGACCGAGCTCAGCAGCGAGTGGGCCTGGCCGCAGGGCGCCTCGTTGCGCGTCACGCTGTTCCACGAAGGCACGCGCGACGCGCTCTACAGCCAGACCAACACCACGGTCACGCCCAACGTGACCAACATCCAGAACGTCGACCGCATCCGCACCCAGGGCTTCGAGCTGGCGACGTCGGCACGCGACCTGGGCGTGCGCGGGCTGGACCTGAGCGGCAGCGTGACCTTCGCCGACTCCATCATCACGGCCAACAGCCGTTTCCCCGCCAGCGTGGGCAAGTGGCAACCGCGCGTGCCGCGCTGGCGCGCCAACGCCGTGGCCACCTGGCGGCCGACCGAGGCGCTCAGCGGCACGCTGGGCGTGCGCTACGGCGGCAAGCAGTTCAACAGCCTCGACAACAGCGACCCGAACGGCGCGCGCTACCAGGGCGCGAGCAGGTTCCTGGTGGCCGACCTGCGTCTGCGATGGCAGGCCACGCGGCAGTGGAGCGCCGCGGTGGGCATCGACAACCTGACCAACGAGCTGTACTGGAACTTCCACCCCTACCCGCTGCGCACGGTCGTGGCGGAACTCAAGTTCGACCTGTGA
- a CDS encoding YcnI family protein: MAAILAAAACAPVAAHVTLEEAKGQAGRPYKATLRVGHGCEGSATHTLRVLVPAGFRGAKPMPKPGWTLQTKREPLAQPYESHGRRITDDVVEITWAAARREAWLADAHYDEFVLRGQLPAQPGPLWFKVQQLCEKGQWDWFETPADPKSTSRAGLKAPAALLEVLPAASIEQHRH; the protein is encoded by the coding sequence ATGGCCGCCATCCTGGCGGCAGCGGCCTGCGCCCCGGTGGCGGCGCACGTCACCCTGGAGGAGGCCAAGGGCCAGGCAGGCCGGCCCTACAAGGCCACGCTGCGCGTGGGCCATGGCTGCGAAGGCAGCGCCACGCACACCTTGCGTGTGCTGGTGCCGGCGGGCTTTCGGGGTGCCAAGCCCATGCCCAAGCCGGGCTGGACGCTGCAGACGAAGCGCGAGCCGCTCGCGCAGCCCTACGAGAGCCACGGCCGCCGCATCACCGACGACGTGGTCGAGATCACCTGGGCGGCGGCCCGCCGCGAGGCCTGGCTGGCCGACGCCCACTACGACGAGTTCGTGCTGCGCGGCCAGTTGCCGGCGCAGCCCGGACCCCTCTGGTTCAAGGTGCAGCAACTCTGCGAGAAGGGCCAGTGGGACTGGTTCGAGACGCCGGCGGACCCCAAGAGCACGAGCCGAGCCGGCCTGAAGGCACCCGCTGCGCTGCTGGAGGTGCTGCCCGCCGCGAGCATCGAGCAGCACCGGCACTGA
- a CDS encoding methyltransferase domain-containing protein, with amino-acid sequence MDDAAFDTARRAFGAGLAEQQAGRLAEAEAHYRASLAALPGRPSTLANLGATLLARGRAAEALPLLRQASTTAPAHGPAWAHLGEALLALGRPADALLAYEQLISLPEAPPRAALRRAECLARLGRLDEALAGARALCERHADWAEPWRLAGSLHKDLGQSAAAVTALERAQALEPGPLAAWLLAGLRGAHDADAPPLPPDGYVEALFDGYAADFDRHLETLEYRAPELLLPGLVARRYATALDLGCGTGVVGRLVRPLAQRLEGLDVSTAMIERARATGVYDALHAAELLAHLRQQPAGSLDLVLAADVFIYLGDLDPVFAAVRRALAPGGVFAFSVESAPAGTAVALLPTARYAHGRAYLQALAERHGLAHRQPPEAATLRLEQRQPVAGQLWWLAATA; translated from the coding sequence ATGGACGACGCCGCCTTCGACACCGCCCGCCGCGCCTTCGGGGCCGGCCTGGCCGAGCAGCAGGCCGGCCGGCTGGCCGAGGCCGAGGCGCACTACCGCGCCTCGCTGGCGGCGCTGCCCGGGCGGCCCTCGACGCTGGCCAACCTGGGCGCCACGCTGCTGGCGCGGGGCCGTGCGGCCGAGGCGCTGCCGCTGCTGCGGCAGGCCAGCACCACGGCGCCCGCGCACGGGCCGGCCTGGGCCCACCTGGGCGAGGCGCTGCTGGCCCTGGGCCGCCCGGCCGATGCGCTGCTCGCGTATGAGCAGCTGATCTCGCTGCCCGAGGCGCCACCCCGCGCGGCCTTGCGCCGCGCCGAGTGCCTGGCGCGGCTGGGCCGCCTCGACGAGGCCCTGGCCGGGGCGCGGGCCCTGTGCGAGCGGCACGCCGACTGGGCCGAGCCCTGGCGGCTGGCGGGTTCGCTGCACAAGGACCTGGGCCAGTCCGCTGCCGCCGTCACCGCGCTCGAGCGTGCGCAGGCGCTGGAGCCCGGCCCGCTGGCCGCCTGGCTGCTGGCCGGCCTGCGGGGCGCCCACGACGCAGACGCGCCGCCCCTGCCCCCCGACGGCTACGTCGAGGCGCTGTTCGACGGCTACGCCGCCGACTTCGACCGGCACCTGGAGACGCTGGAGTACCGGGCCCCCGAGCTGCTGCTGCCGGGCCTGGTGGCCCGCCGCTATGCCACCGCGCTGGACCTGGGCTGCGGCACCGGCGTCGTCGGCCGCCTGGTGCGGCCCCTGGCGCAGCGGCTGGAGGGCCTGGACGTCTCGACCGCGATGATCGAGCGCGCCCGCGCCACGGGCGTCTACGACGCCCTGCACGCCGCCGAGCTGCTGGCCCACCTGCGCCAGCAGCCCGCGGGTTCGCTGGACCTGGTGCTGGCGGCCGACGTGTTCATCTACCTCGGCGACCTCGACCCCGTGTTCGCTGCCGTGCGGCGCGCGCTGGCCCCCGGCGGCGTGTTCGCCTTCAGCGTGGAGTCCGCGCCCGCGGGCACCGCCGTGGCCCTGCTGCCCACCGCGCGCTACGCGCACGGCCGCGCCTACCTGCAGGCCCTGGCCGAGCGGCACGGCCTGGCGCACCGCCAGCCGCCCGAGGCCGCCACACTGCGGCTGGAGCAGCGCCAGCCCGTGGCCGGCCAGCTCTGGTGGCTGGCCGCGACGGCGTGA
- a CDS encoding wax ester/triacylglycerol synthase family O-acyltransferase: MSRVDTAWLRMDNDVNLMMIVGVWLLTPAITLEALRERIQAKLLQYDRFRQKAVADAMGAQWVDDEAFDITQHVLPMTLEPRPGESERHALQRACGELAATPLDPHRPLWQMHLVQDYEGGSALVARIHHCIGDGIALISVMLSITDGGADPPRRRRKAVPDEGHEPDWLADAVLKPLTDLTIKAIGMYGSGVGRSMEVLANPAQPLLSSVGMARGGLQVAQDVAALALMSDDSPTLLKGKPVGRKVVAWGEPIPLDQVKAIGKALGCTVNDVLLACAAGAIGSWLADQGQDPAGKEIRAMVPVNLRPLDKAWQLGNRFGLAPLVLPVGIDNPIERVYAVHRRMADMKGSYQPLLAFAILSVSGLFIKPVQDAVLGLFAKKTTAVMTNVPGPAVPLKFCGSTLRQTMFWVPASGDVGVGVSILSYGGGVQFGLITDEKLCPEPQQIIDRFEPQFEQLTWLTMMLPWAGEPDF, from the coding sequence ATGTCGCGCGTGGACACCGCCTGGCTGCGCATGGACAACGACGTCAACCTGATGATGATCGTCGGCGTCTGGCTGCTCACGCCGGCCATCACGCTGGAGGCCCTGCGCGAACGCATCCAGGCCAAGCTGCTGCAATACGACCGCTTTCGGCAGAAGGCGGTGGCCGACGCCATGGGTGCCCAGTGGGTGGACGACGAGGCCTTTGACATCACGCAGCACGTGCTGCCGATGACGCTGGAGCCTCGGCCCGGCGAGAGCGAGCGCCATGCGCTGCAGCGTGCCTGCGGCGAACTGGCCGCCACGCCGCTCGATCCGCATCGCCCGCTGTGGCAGATGCACCTTGTCCAGGACTACGAGGGCGGCAGCGCCCTGGTGGCGCGCATCCACCACTGCATCGGCGACGGCATCGCCCTCATCAGCGTGATGCTGAGCATCACCGACGGCGGCGCCGATCCTCCCAGGCGTCGCCGCAAGGCCGTGCCCGACGAGGGCCACGAGCCCGACTGGCTCGCCGATGCCGTGCTCAAGCCGCTGACCGATCTCACCATCAAGGCCATCGGCATGTACGGCAGCGGCGTGGGCCGCAGCATGGAGGTGCTGGCCAATCCGGCGCAGCCGCTGCTGTCGAGCGTGGGCATGGCGCGCGGCGGGCTGCAGGTGGCGCAGGACGTGGCCGCGCTGGCGCTGATGTCCGACGACTCGCCCACGCTGCTCAAGGGCAAGCCGGTGGGCCGCAAGGTCGTGGCCTGGGGCGAGCCGATCCCGCTGGATCAGGTCAAGGCCATCGGCAAGGCCCTGGGCTGCACCGTCAACGACGTGCTGCTGGCCTGCGCGGCCGGCGCCATCGGCAGCTGGCTGGCCGATCAGGGCCAGGATCCGGCTGGCAAGGAGATCCGCGCCATGGTGCCGGTGAACCTGCGCCCGCTCGACAAGGCCTGGCAGCTGGGCAACCGCTTCGGCCTGGCGCCACTCGTGCTGCCGGTGGGCATCGACAACCCCATCGAGCGTGTGTACGCCGTGCACCGCCGCATGGCCGACATGAAGGGCAGCTACCAGCCGCTGCTGGCGTTTGCGATCCTCAGCGTCAGCGGTCTGTTCATCAAGCCCGTGCAGGACGCCGTGCTGGGCCTGTTCGCCAAGAAGACGACCGCCGTGATGACCAACGTGCCCGGTCCGGCCGTGCCGCTCAAGTTCTGCGGCAGCACGCTGCGCCAGACCATGTTCTGGGTGCCCGCCTCGGGCGATGTGGGCGTGGGCGTGAGCATCCTCAGCTACGGCGGCGGCGTGCAGTTCGGCCTGATCACCGACGAGAAGCTCTGCCCCGAGCCGCAGCAGATCATCGACCGCTTCGAGCCGCAGTTCGAGCAGCTCACCTGGCTGACGATGATGCTGCCCTGGGCCGGCGAGCCCGATTTCTGA
- the scpA gene encoding methylmalonyl-CoA mutase, whose translation MSETDKTPRAEAGSDALAAWRKAAARSAPGGEVEALNWTTPEGLVVKPLYTAADLAGLPHTDTLPGFEPFIRGPQATMYAVRPWTIRQYAGFSTAEDSNRFYRQALAAGGQGVSVAFDLATHRGYDSDHPRVLGDVGKAGVAIDSVEDMKILFDGIPLDQVSVSMTMNGAVLPVLAGYVVAAEEQGVRPERLSGTIQNDILKEFMVRNTYIYPPEPSMRIVADIIEHTARQMPKFNSISISGYHMQEAGANQALELAFTLADGKEYVKTAVARGLDVDEFAGRLSFFWAIGMNFYLEIAKMRAARLLWCRIMQGFGAKNPKSLMLRTHSQTSGWSLTEQDPYNNIVRTTIEAMAAVFGGTQSLHTNSFDEAIALPTEFSARIARNTQLILQEETHITSVVDPWAGSYLMERLTQEMADKAWAIIEEVDALGGMTKAVDSGWAKLKIEASAAEKQARIDSGADVIVGVNKYKPKTIDKIDILDVDNVKVREGQIARLAQIRATRDGAKVQACLAALTEAARSGQGNLLALSIDAMRARCTVGEVSDALEQVFGRHRADIQKVTGVYAAAYDSAEGWAKLQGEIAAFATEHGRRPRVMIAKLGQDGHDRGAKVVATAFADLGYDVDIGPLFQTPEECARQAIENDVHAVGVSTLAAGHKTLVPAIIAALKAQGADDIIVFVGGVIPQQDYDFLCDAGVKGIYGPGTPIPVSAKDVLEQIKASLAR comes from the coding sequence ATGAGCGAAACCGACAAGACCCCCCGTGCCGAGGCCGGCAGCGATGCCCTGGCCGCCTGGCGCAAGGCCGCCGCCAGGAGTGCGCCAGGGGGCGAGGTCGAGGCGCTGAACTGGACCACGCCCGAGGGCCTGGTGGTCAAGCCCCTCTACACCGCAGCCGACCTGGCGGGCCTGCCGCACACCGACACGCTGCCCGGCTTCGAGCCCTTCATCCGCGGCCCGCAGGCCACGATGTACGCGGTGCGGCCGTGGACCATCCGCCAGTACGCGGGCTTTTCCACCGCCGAAGACAGCAACCGCTTCTACCGCCAGGCCCTGGCCGCGGGCGGGCAGGGCGTCAGCGTGGCCTTCGACCTGGCCACGCACCGCGGCTACGACAGCGACCACCCGCGCGTGCTGGGCGACGTCGGCAAGGCTGGCGTGGCCATCGACAGCGTTGAAGACATGAAGATCCTCTTCGACGGCATCCCGCTTGACCAGGTCAGCGTGAGCATGACCATGAACGGTGCCGTGCTGCCCGTGCTGGCGGGCTACGTGGTGGCGGCCGAGGAGCAGGGCGTCAGGCCTGAGCGCTTAAGCGGCACGATCCAGAACGACATCCTCAAGGAGTTCATGGTCCGCAACACCTACATCTATCCGCCCGAGCCTTCGATGCGGATCGTGGCGGACATCATCGAGCACACGGCACGCCAGATGCCGAAGTTCAACTCCATCAGCATCAGTGGCTACCACATGCAGGAAGCCGGCGCGAACCAGGCACTGGAGCTGGCCTTCACGCTGGCCGACGGCAAGGAGTACGTCAAGACGGCCGTGGCCCGCGGCTTGGACGTCGACGAGTTCGCGGGCCGCCTGAGCTTCTTCTGGGCGATCGGGATGAACTTCTATCTCGAGATCGCCAAGATGCGCGCGGCGCGCTTGCTGTGGTGCCGCATCATGCAGGGCTTCGGCGCGAAGAACCCCAAGAGCCTGATGCTGCGCACGCACAGCCAGACCAGCGGCTGGAGCCTGACCGAGCAGGACCCGTACAACAACATCGTGCGCACCACCATCGAGGCCATGGCGGCGGTGTTCGGCGGTACGCAGTCTCTTCACACCAACAGTTTCGACGAGGCCATCGCGCTGCCCACGGAGTTCAGCGCCCGCATCGCGCGCAACACCCAGCTCATCCTTCAGGAAGAGACGCACATCACGAGCGTGGTCGATCCCTGGGCCGGCAGCTACCTGATGGAGCGGCTCACGCAGGAGATGGCCGACAAGGCCTGGGCGATCATCGAGGAGGTCGATGCGTTGGGCGGCATGACCAAGGCCGTGGACTCCGGCTGGGCCAAGCTCAAGATCGAAGCCAGCGCGGCTGAAAAGCAGGCGCGCATCGACTCGGGCGCCGACGTGATCGTGGGCGTCAACAAGTACAAGCCCAAGACCATCGACAAGATCGACATCCTGGATGTCGACAACGTGAAGGTGCGCGAAGGGCAGATCGCGCGGCTGGCGCAGATCCGTGCCACGCGCGATGGCGCGAAGGTGCAGGCCTGCCTGGCCGCGCTGACGGAGGCCGCGCGTTCTGGCCAAGGCAACCTGCTGGCGCTGAGCATCGACGCGATGCGTGCGCGCTGCACGGTGGGGGAGGTGAGCGATGCACTCGAGCAGGTCTTCGGCCGCCACCGCGCCGACATCCAGAAGGTGACCGGCGTGTACGCCGCCGCCTACGACAGCGCCGAGGGCTGGGCCAAGCTGCAGGGCGAGATCGCCGCCTTTGCCACCGAGCACGGCCGCCGCCCGCGCGTGATGATCGCCAAGCTCGGCCAGGACGGCCACGACCGCGGTGCGAAGGTGGTGGCCACGGCCTTTGCCGACCTGGGCTACGACGTCGACATCGGCCCGCTGTTCCAGACGCCCGAAGAATGTGCGCGCCAGGCCATCGAGAACGACGTGCACGCCGTGGGCGTGAGCACGCTGGCGGCGGGGCACAAGACGCTGGTGCCGGCCATCATCGCGGCGCTGAAGGCGCAGGGTGCCGACGACATCATCGTGTTCGTGGGCGGCGTGATCCCGCAGCAGGACTACGACTTCCTGTGCGACGCCGGCGTGAAGGGCATCTATGGCCCGGGCACGCCGATCCCGGTGAGCGCGAAGGACGTGCTCGAGCAGATCAAGGCCTCTCTGGCGCGCTGA
- a CDS encoding SRPBCC family protein, translating into MAVSVDIDLGYEFTVKASFDEVFDLLSDVPTSVGHFPKVEQLVDMGKGVYRWEMEKVGTAQVNIQTVYASQYVADRKKGSVVWTPVKGVGNAQVGGSWSIAKAKKGTAITLKTQGTVEVPLPGLMKMVVVPVVKNEFEGLVEKYIDNLIKRFGGEVG; encoded by the coding sequence ATGGCCGTGAGCGTTGACATCGACCTGGGCTACGAGTTCACCGTCAAGGCCTCGTTCGACGAGGTCTTCGACCTGCTGTCCGACGTGCCCACCTCGGTGGGCCACTTTCCCAAGGTCGAGCAGCTCGTCGACATGGGCAAGGGCGTCTACCGCTGGGAGATGGAGAAGGTCGGTACGGCGCAGGTCAACATCCAGACCGTCTACGCCAGCCAGTACGTGGCCGACCGCAAGAAGGGCTCGGTGGTCTGGACGCCGGTCAAGGGCGTGGGCAACGCGCAGGTCGGCGGCAGCTGGAGCATCGCCAAGGCCAAGAAGGGCACGGCCATCACGCTCAAGACCCAGGGCACGGTGGAGGTGCCGCTGCCGGGCCTGATGAAGATGGTGGTGGTGCCGGTGGTGAAGAACGAGTTCGAAGGCCTGGTCGAGAAGTACATCGACAACCTCATCAAGCGCTTCGGTGGCGAGGTCGGCTGA
- a CDS encoding DUF2946 domain-containing protein, with amino-acid sequence MSPLNRLRHRFRLPAWTALWAVWAMALMPAVSQMLVHAGGGGTAWAEVCTPQGTRWVALPEAVADGAGGDVTHPASHLEHCPLCRLAHDAPPLPARSTEAPALLHLSQAVPALFLHAPQRLHAWRSAQPRGPPLLS; translated from the coding sequence GTGAGCCCGCTGAACCGACTCCGTCACCGCTTTCGCCTTCCGGCCTGGACCGCCCTGTGGGCCGTCTGGGCCATGGCGTTGATGCCGGCGGTGTCGCAGATGCTGGTGCACGCCGGGGGCGGTGGCACCGCCTGGGCCGAGGTCTGCACGCCGCAGGGCACGCGCTGGGTGGCTTTGCCCGAGGCGGTGGCCGACGGCGCGGGTGGCGACGTGACTCACCCGGCCAGCCACCTGGAACACTGTCCCTTGTGCCGGCTGGCGCACGACGCGCCGCCGCTGCCTGCCAGAAGCACCGAAGCACCGGCGCTGCTGCACCTGTCGCAGGCCGTGCCGGCCCTGTTCCTGCACGCCCCCCAGAGGCTGCATGCCTGGCGCAGCGCCCAGCCGCGCGGGCCCCCACTCCTGAGCTGA